The nucleotide sequence GCAGGGCATGGAGGATATCGTGCTGTCCGACCCGGCTGGCGGTGTCTACAAGAAACTGGTGATCAAGGACGACAAGCTGGCCGGGGTCTGCCTGTATGGCGATACCGCCGATGGTGCCTGGTATTTCAAGCTGCTGCGCGAGGGCCGCTCGGTAGCCGACCTGCGCGACACGCTGATGTTTGGCGAATCCGCCATTGGCGACGCCGGGGTGCAGGGCCAGAGCAAGGCCGCCTGCATGCAGGACAGCGACGAAGTGTGCGGCTGCAACGGCGTGTGCAAGGGAACCATCGTCAAGACCATCAAGGACAAGGGCCTGTTCACGCTGGACGAGGTGAAAAAGCACACCAAGGCCGCCAGCTCCTGCGGTTCCTGCTCCGGGCTGGTGGAACAGATCCTGATGAGCGTGGTGGGCACTGATTTTCAGGAAACCCCCAAGACCAAAGCCGTGTGCGGCTGTACCGAACGCAGCCATGGCGAAGTACGCAAGGCCATCCGCGAACAGCACCTGCTGACCCATGCCGAGGTGTTCCACTTTCTGGAATGGCGCACCCCCAATGGCTGTGCCACCTGCCGCCCGGCCATCAACTACTACCTGCTGTCCAGCTGGCCGCACGAGGCGGTGGATGATCCGCAAAGCCGCTTCGTCAACGAGCGGGTGCACGCCAATATCCAGAAAGACGGCACGTTCTCGGTGATTCCGCAGATGAAGGGCGGCGTCACCACCGCCAGCGAGCTGCGCCGCATTGCCGACGTGGCCGACAAATACCAGGTGCCAATGGTGAAAGTCACCGGTGGCCAGCGCATCGACCTCTTGGGGGTGAAGAAGGAAGACCTGGTCAACGTGTGGCAAGACCTGGGCATGCAGTCCGGCCACGCCTACGGCAAATCCATCCGCACGGTGAAAACCTGCGTCGGCAGCGAGTTCTGCCGCTTCGGCACCCAGAACAGCACCCAGATGGGCATTGATCTGGAAACCATGCTGGCCAATATGTGGTCGCCGCACAAGGTGAAGCTGGCGGTGTCCGGCTGCCCGCGCAACTGTGCCGAAGCCGGCATCAAGGACGTGGGGGTGATTGCGGTGGATTCCGGCTGGGAGCTGTATGTCGGCGGCAACGGCGGCATCAAGACCGAGGTGGCGCAGTTTCTGTGCAAGGTGAAAACCGCCGAGGAAGTGAAGGAATACAGCGGGGCATTTTTGCAGCTGTACCGCGAGGAAGCCTATTACCTGGACCGCACCGTGCACTACATCGCCCGCGTCGGCCTGGATGTGATCAAGGCCAAAGTGGTGGCCGATGCCGCCAGCCGCCAGGCGTTGTACCAGCGGTTGCTGTTTTCCCTGCAAGGCCTGCCCGACCCATGGGCGGCGCGCATTGCCGGTACGCAGAAAAACGAATTCATTCCGATCAAGCTGCACGCCTGAGGAGCGCACGCCATGACAGACAGCCAACACTGGGTACACATCTGCGCCCTTAGCGACATTCCGCCGCAAGGCAGCCGGGTGGTGGAACGCGCCAGCGGCAATGTGGCGGTGTTCCGCACCCATGACGACCAGGTGTTTGCCCTGCTCGACCGTTGCCCGCACAAGGGTGGGCCGCTCAGCCAGGGCATCGTCCACGGCCATGGGGTGACCTGCCCGCTGCACAGCTGGAATATCGATCTGGCCAGCGGCGAGGCTCGCGCACCGGACCAGGGCTGCGCCCGCCATTTTCCAGTGAAGCTGGAGCAGGGCATGGTGCTGCTGGGCTTGTGAACAAGGCCGATTGCAACGGGTTGCAACGGGTTGCAACGGGACCTTGTCATCAGAAAAGGATGAGCAAAATGGGCAAGACTGAAACCCGCTCCACCTGCTGCTATTGCGGCACAGGCTGTGGCGTGCTGATTGCCAGCGAAGATGGACGCATTAGCGGTGTGCGTGGCGACCCCGAACATCCGGCCAATTTTGGCCGGATGTGCAGCAAGGGGCTGAACCTGGCGGCCAGTGCCGCCAGCGACAGTGGCCGTGCACTGCACCCGGAAATGCGGCTTACCAGCGATGCGCCGCGCCAGCGCGTCGGCTGGGATGAAGCGCTGGACAGCGTGGCCGAAAGTTTTGCCCGCATCATCCGCCAGCACGGGCCGGACGCGGTGGCTTTTTACGTGTCCGGCCAGCTGCTGACCGAGGACTACTATCTGTTCAACAAGCTGGCCAAGGGCGTGGTGGGAAGCAACAATATCGACACCAATTCCCGCCTGTGCATGTCCAGCGCCGTCACCGCCTATAAAAAAGCCTTCGGGGCCGATGGCCCGCCTACCTGTTATGCCGACCTGGAGCAAGCCGACTGTGTGCTGTTTGCCGGCAGCAATCTCGCCTATGCCCACCCGGTGCTGCTGCGCCGGCTGGAAGAGGCCCGGGCGGCGCGTCCTGATACGCGCTGGATCGTCATCGACCCGCGCCGGACCGACACCGCCGCCATGGCCGACCTGCACTTGCAGATTCAGCCCGGCACCGATGTGGCGCTGTTCAACGGCATGCTGCATCACCTGATCTGGGAAGGGCTGGTGGCGGAGGATTACATCAGCGCCCACACGGAAGGCTTTGCCGAACTCAAGCAGATGGTGCGCAATACCACGCCGAAAATGGCGGCGGAAATCTGCGGCATCCGCGAGGAAGACCTGATCCAGGCCGCCGAGTGGTTTGGCCACAGCCCGGCCAGCCTGTCGCTGTACTGCATGGGGCTGAACCAGTCCAGCCACGGCACCGACAAGAACCTGGCGCTGATCAACCTGCATCTGGCCACCGGGCAGATTGGCAAGCCCGGTGCCGGGCCGTTTTCGCTCACCGGCCAGCCCAACGCCATGGGCGGGCGCGAGGTGGGCGGCATGGCCACCATGCTGGCCGCACATCGCGATATCGATAATGCCGCACACCGTGCGGAAGTGGCTGCCCATTGGGGCGTGCCGTTCGAGCGGCTGTCGGCCACCCCCGGCCTGCCGGCCATCGCCATGTTTGAAGCGCTGCAGCAAGGGCGTATCAAGGCCATCTGGATTGCCTGCAGCAACCCGGCGCACTCGCTGCCCAATCTGCCACAGGTACGCGCCGCACTGGCGCAGGCCGAGCTGGTGGTGGTGCAGGACGCCTTTGCCCACACCGACACCACCGCGCTGGCCGACATCCTGTTGCCCGCCGCCACCTGGGGCGAGAAAGAGGGCACGGTCACCAATTCCGAACGCTGCATCAGCCGGGTACGCGCCGCCGTGCCGCCACCGGGCGAGGCGCAGAGCGATGGCTGGATCGTCAGCCAGGTCGCGCGCCGGCTGGAGGCGCTGCTGTATCCCGGCAGCGCCAGCTTGTTTGGCCATGCCGCTGTCGCCAGCGTGTTCGATGAACACCGCGCACTGACTGCCGGGCGCGATCTGGACATCAGCGGGCTGGACCATGCCTTGCTCGACAGCGCCGGACCGCAGCAATGGCCGCTGCCGGCCGGTGCGGCACGGGGTCAGGCACGGCGCTATGTCGACGGCGTGTTTGCCACCGCTGATGGCCGGGCGCGCTTTCATGCCGTGCGCTACCAGCCGCCGGCGGAAAATGTCTCGGCGCATTACCCTTTCCGCCTGCTGACTGGTAGGTTGCGTGACCAGTGGCACGGCATGAGCCGCACCGGCCGCCTGCCGCAACTGTTTGCCCACAGCCCGGAACCGGCACTGGAGATGCACCCGGACGATGCCGAGCGTCGTGGCCTGCAGGCGGGTGACCTGGTGCGTATCAGCAGCAAGCGCGGCCAGTTGGTGCTGCCGCTCTCCCTCAGCCGCGAGCTGCCCGGTGGCACGGTGTTTGCCGCCATGCACTGGAATGGCCAGTTCCTCAATAGTGGCGGCATTAACGAGGCCAGCCAGCCACAGGTGGATGGCCAGTCTTTCCAGCCAGAACTCAAACATGCGGCGGTCAAGGTGGAAAAAATCAGCCTGCCGTGGCGGGTAACGGCCGCGCTGCGCTGTGACGATCTGCCGGCCTTGCAGGCGCGGCTGGCACCGCTGTTGCGTCAGTGCAGCTATGCCGCCATCTCGCTGCAAAACCCGGATGTGCTGCTGCTGCGTGCCGCGCACCAACAGGCCGTGGCGGGCTGGCTACAACCATTGCTGGATGTGCTGGGCCTGCACACCGGGCCTGATGTGCTGGAATACCGTGACGACCGGCGCAGCGTGGTCAAGCGCGTGGCCTGGGCCGATGGCGTGCTGGCGGGGTTTGTTTTTGCCAGCAGTAGCGCCGCCGATGGTCTGGCAGCGGAAAGCCTGCTGCAGCAACTGCAAGCCGGTGAGCCGTGGCAGGGTTCGCGGCTGGCGGTGTTTGCCCCGGCCGGCCAGCGTGCCGTGGTGCGGGAGAAGATCATCTGCCAGTGCAAGCAGGTGGGAGAACACGCCATCCGCCAGTGTCTGGAGCGGGGCGAGAGTGTGGAGCACATCAAGGGCGCACTGGGCTGCGGCAGCGTCTGCGGCTCCTGCGTGCCGGAAATCAAACGCATGGCCGCCACTGTGGCGCAGCCTGCCTGAACAGGGAGTCGGAACATGAAACGCGCAACAGGCAAGGTCGTGCTGCTGGGGGCTGGCCCTGGCGATCTGGAACTGCTCACCCTCAAGGCGGCGCGCCAGCTGCAGGCCGCCGAGGTGCTGCTGCTGGACGAACTGGTGAATCCGGACATCGTCAGCCTGGCCCCGCAGGCGCAGGTGGTGCGTGTGGGCAAGCGCGGCGGCTGCAAGTCCACGCCGCAGGATTTCATCCAGCGTCTGATGCGCCGTTATGCGCTGCAGGGCCGACGGGTGGTGCGGGTGAAGGGCGGCGAAGTGCTGCTGTTTGGCCGTGCCGGCGAGGAAATCCGCTATCTGCAGCAGCATGGCATTGCCGTGGAAGTGGTCAATGGCATCAGTTCGGCACTGGCGGCAGCCGCCAGCCTGAATGTGTCGCTCACCCATCGCCAGCATTGCCGTGGCGTGACGCTGGTGACGGCGCATGCGCAGGATCACAGCGAGCCAGACTGGCAGGCGCTGGCTGCCACCGGCACCACGCTGGCCATCTATATGGGCATGAGCCGCATCGGCAGCCTGAACCAGGCGCTGTTGCAACACCTGCCGGCGACTACCCCAGTGGCGGTGGTGCAGTGGGCCAGCACACCACAGGAACGGCGTTTGCTGAGCACCCTGGCCACGCTGGAGGCCGATGCCGGTGCCGCCGGCATGGGCAGCCCGGCCATCATTCTGGTGGGCGAGGCGATGGCTGAGTCAGAAGGGTTTGTATGTCCTGACATGAATGATCCCGTCGCCATTCATGCCTAATCAATACGCAGGCCGTGTGCTTGGTGTGGTAAGCCGCCACGCCGGCGGAGCAAATAATGGCTTACTGAATCGTCCCTGCTTTTCTCGATGTGTGAATGTGGGTAGTCAATACAGAAGACGACATCGAGACGCGGCTGTGGCTGGCCGCTTCAGCCTATTTTCGGCCAAGCGCAAAGGGGGCGGCTGCCCCCTTCGCCTGCTCTGCTATCCCGGCCTCTACCTGGCTTGACTCGCTGACCAAGCTCATCGTTGATCCGGGAGCCTGTCTACAGCCCCAGCGCCGACAGCGACGGATGCTCATCCGGCCGCCGGCCTTGCGCCCAGTGGAACAGCCGCGCGGATGCGGTGATGGCAAGGTCATTGATGCTGGCGTGGCGGATCGCCATCAGGCCGTGTTCGTCGAATTCCCAGTTTTCATTGCCATAGGAGCGGTACCACTGGCCTGCCTGGTCATGCCATTCGTAGGCAAAGCGCACGGCGATGCGCTTATCGCTAAAGGCCCACAGCTCCTTGATCAGCCGGTAGTCCAGCTCGCGCTGCCACTTGCGGGCAAGGAAGGCTTCAATCGCTTCCCGGCCCTGGATGAACTCATTGCGATTGCGCCACTGGCTGTCGGGCGTGTAGGCCTGTGCGATGCGGGCGGGGTCGCGGCTGTTCCAGGCGTCTTCGGCCAGGCGGACTTTCTGGGTGGCAGTGGTGGAATCGTACGGCGGTAAAGGCGGGCGGCTCATGGGTGGCTCCTTGGCGATGGCCCCGGCGCGGGCCGGGGCTGGGGGTCAGGCGGTCAGCGGCTGTACTTCGGGGAAGTCGATGTCGGTACCGGCTACCGAGTTAATGTAGTTGGTCCAGGTATTGAGTGCGACGTGCAGCACGATTTCGATGATCTGAGCGTCGTCATAACCGGCTTCCTTGATGGCCTGCAGCGGGCCGCTGCCGACATGGCCGCGTTCACGTGCTACTTGGGCGGCGAAGCGCACGGCGGCATCGGCCTTGGCATCGGTGGAGGTGCCGCGGCGGTTGGCCAGGATTTCGGCATCGTCGAGCTTGGCGAGATTCTTGCCCAGGTAGCTATGGGCGGACAGGCAATAGGCACAACGGTTGATTTCTGCCACGGCCAGGGCGATGCGTTCGCGGGTCTGCGCCGGCAGGGCGCCACGGCCCAGTGCGCCAGATAACGCGAGATAGCCTTCCAGGGCTTGCGGGCTGTTCGATACCAGGCGGAACAGGTTCGGGACGATGCCAAACTGCTTGTTGACTGCTTCCAGCAACGCTTGCGATGCGGCAGGGGCGTCAGCGATGGTGGCGGGGGTGTAGAGATGCGACATGTTCTGGCTCCGTTCAGGGTGGTGGGGTGCGACAAGCCAAATCATACTTACCTTTATGTTTGATGATAATGAGGTAAAATTATGAATAACTATCCCGAAAATTGAGAATATGGCTGATCGACTGGAAGCAATGTCGCTGTTGGTGGCGGTGGTGGATGCCGGTGGTTTTTCGGCGGCGGCGCGCCGGCTTGCCCTGCCGCTGGCAACCGTCAGCCGCAAGGTGGCGGATCTCGAAGCGCATTTGGGCGTGCAGCTATTGCAGCGCTCCACGCGCCATATCGCGCTGACTGACGCCGGCCGTAGCTATGTGGAAGCGTGTCGGCGCATTCTCGACGATGTGAACGAAACCGAGCGCGCAGCCACCGGCGAATATGCAGCGCCAAAGGGCGATCTGGTCATCACCGCGCCCGTGGTGTTCGGCCGCCTGCATGTCACACCGGTGGTGGTGGCTTTCCTCAAGGCCTTTCCCGCTATCAATATCCGCCTGCTGTTGAGCGACCGCATCTCGCATCTGCTGGAAGAGCATATCGATCTGGCGGTGCGCATTGGTCCTCTGCCGGATAGCAGCCTGGTCGCCACCCGCGTGGGCGAAGTTCGCCAGGTGGTCTGTGCCTGCCCGGAATACCTGGCCCAGCGCGGCGTGCCGGTGCTGCCCGAGGACATCAGCGCGCACGACTGCATCAGCTATGAAGGGCTGGCTGGCACACAGGCCTGGGCTTTTTATCGGGGCGAGCAGGTTTCGCTGCTACCCATCAAGCCGCGACTGATCGTCAACGGCGCGGAGGCAGCGCTCGATGCCGCCTGCGGCGGCCTTGGCCTTACCCGTGTGCTGTCCTACCAGTGCGAGCCAGCCCGGCAGGCCGGCAAGGTGCAGATTGTACTGGAGGATTTTGAGCCGGCACCGTGGCCGGTGAGCCTGGTGTATGCCGGGCAGGGCAGGTTGCCAATCAAATTGCGGGCCTTCCTGGATTTCGCCGCGCCAAGATTGCGTAGTCAGCCGCTGCACCCTGGGCAGGAACGATAGCTGCTGATCGTAGCGCAGCAGAAGCTTTCCCATGAAAACAGCAGACATGCTGGCTTATTACGCAGCAGATTTATCCCGGGCAATGCCGGATAACCGAGGCAAGGTCCGCTGGGCCTTGCAGCTGCTGGGGGAGTTCATGCCGCCTGTGCCAGTGCAGCCGGACACTACGGCCGCCGACAAAGCCAAGCGCGACTGGCCCGCGCCAAGCTCGTCCTGAGCAAGAGAATGGGTCTGTCTGAGCAAACAGGGAGCGCGCAAGCTGGGCGTGTTGTAGCCATTTCTCTTGTCTTCTTGTGCAAGCCGCCCTGTGGCGGCATTTCTTGTTGCTATCTACCCGGTGACGCCCCCATGCGTGAGTGTCAGTCGCGCCCTCTGCGTTCTGGCTCCATGGCGTGAACAAATACCGTATAAGTGTCGGCTGGGCGCAGCCCGCCCGCCATGTCCAGAGCGCGACCGATAGCCCCACGGTGATAGCTGCCGTGATTGACCAGATGGAACAGAATCTCTTCACGGCTCATCGAGCCAGTTTTCCCATCCAGAAAGCGAAAGTGGATTATTTCGCCCAGCTTTTCCGGCAACAGTGCTGCTGCATAGGGCTGCAGCCAGTCATTTGAGTCTGACAAGCGTTTGCCCAGTTCCTCCAGCGCAGGGACGATTTCCGAGTTCGTGCTTGCATGCGGCTCGGGCATACCCGTCAGCCTGGCCCGGAACACTTCCTCCACCCGCACCATGTGATTCAACTGCTGGCGCGCAAAGGCCAGCTCTGCCGGAAAGGCCTGTGCATCAATCAGCGCAATGGCCGCAAGCGTGCGCTGGTCGGCCCAATGCTTGTAGCGCAGCTGGTTCAGGATTTGTGTTGAAGGCATGGGAATGATCTCGTCAATTTTTGAAGCCGCAGTCAGGCCGCTGGCTGAATGGCGCAGCGCCGGGTGGGCTGCCGTGGTCGGCCCGCACCTTTACTGTCAGGCAAAGCCATGCCTCCAGTCAGTAGCAAGGGGGATTCAGCGAGCTGCTGATGTCGCAAGCTTCAGGCCCAGTGCAATCATCACCCCGCCAGCGATGCGATCCATCGCAGTTTTGTAGCGCAAGTATTGCTTGCGTGGCGCTGCGGATGAAAGCGCTAATGCCACCAACGCATACCATCCGGCTTCAATGCAAAAAACCAGCAAGACAATGGTGCTGCTGAATGCGATGGAAGGGAGCTGCGGCAGAAATGTGGCAAAAACACTGGCATAAACAATCGCGGTTTTGGGATTGCTCAGCTGGGTACTGGCACCGGTCATGGCACTTCTCATGTAACTGCTATCGGTCGACACCGTGCCATCCGAGGGCATGGCTAGTGCTTGCTTGGCTCCACGCCAGATTTTCAGTCCCAGATAGGCCAGATATAAACCACCAGCCATCTTGAGAAAGAGATAAAGCGCTGGCACGGCCAGCAGCAAACCATTCAGGCCAAGCAATGACAGCGCGGCAAAGATAAAACCACCCACGCCCATGCCAAGCGCAGTGCAAAGACCATTGATGCGGCCGGATGTCACCGCAGTTTTGGCTACCATCACAAAACTTGGCCCCGGGCTGATGGCACCAATAAAGAGTGCAGACCCGATGCTGATTAATGCGGTTATTTCTTGCATTTTCTTCTCCTGAATATTATTGGATGGCAACTTAGCTGATTGTGAATAATATCTTTCAGCGCAAGATTGTGCTGTTGTCGGTAGCCTTAATATGGAGCATGTGGCTATTCGGAGTGTGCATTTTGTTGGATGTCTGCAAATTATCCAATGACTACCAGTCAGAATTAACTAAATTTTCTTCGCTCTGGTGAGTGCGATATTTAACAATGCTACACCAGCCACAAAACACCAAAATTGAAAAGGTGGTAAGTTGCCAGACATGGCTCCGATAATTAAGCCAGACCCTAATTCTGCGAATATTTTTGACATTCTCTTTGCTCTCTAGTTACTACGTCTGGGAAGACGTTACTCGTTAAGCCCAGATATGAAAGTTGAGCGTAATATTATCCGGCGTAAATAAATGCAACCCGATTGATTAACGGCATAAGCACGATGATCCCATGCTCGGAATAAGCATACCAACTACCCTGTGCGGAGACTGCACGGTTGATCTCACTTGCAACCTCAGCTTTGATTGGAATGCCAAAGCCATACTGATTTAAGTAATTTTCCAGTAAAGGCCCTGATTCTGTACGTGAAGCCCCTTCCCCCTCAAACCACTCTCGATGACCTTGCAAGGGAGTGGCCTCCCATGTCAGTTCAGGTACCAATACGCTCGGATTTTTGTGGGTCATATGCGAAGGAAGCTCATACAAGATGACTCCCGTTTCATTTCCTCTGGGGCCAAAACCCCAAGAGTTAGTCTCAGTGTACAGAACCTTCTGCACTTCTAGCTGCGGAGGAAGCAGGGATAAGCGATTTGGTGTTCCGATAAACCATACTGCAGCCGATAGGGCTATGCAAAGAAGCAAACATGACAGTACGCAACCCAGCATTCGACGGTTCATATGAATGCTGCGTAGAAAAGTTTCCATCAGACGGTTCCTGTCCTATAGCATCCCGGCATCAATGTCTTCCAACGACCCTAAGCTGACGTTACATTGTTGGTGAGTATTGAAATATTTTAATTAGACGAGGACAGTTGATAAGCTAAAAGTGTTTGAAATATCAATCCGCTATCAACCTTAAACCATCGGGTTGGAATTTTTATGCTTTCACTGGAGTTTTTCATTGTTAGCCATAAGCATTCCTTGCGATTCTTTCCGCCGCCATCGAAAGTGATTTTCCCAATGTCACGCCACTTCAATTGCCATTTGGTAATGCCTTTGTGAATCATTGAAATTCCATCAGAATTTAATGCAAGGTTGGACTTTAGGAAATATTGAGTGAATTCAATATTTTTTGTCGTGTTAATTTTATATTTTAGCCAGTTAGCATATCTAAGATATTGAAAGAAAACATAAGAAAGTGGGAAATAAAGAAGAAACAAAGGCAAGGGATGGTGGCTTATTTCTAGTAATTTTGAAAAAAGCACACCTGCACCAACAAACATCATCAACATGTGAGTGAGTGATATATAGCCCCCATGCTTTCGAAGAAATGAAGGGAAGTTTTCCACAAGCTTATCAGAATCCAGCATATGTACCTCATTTGATTTATTGCCGTTGATTGATTCGAATGGCTCTTATTATGCAGGTGTTATCTGTCTGCTCCTGGTCGAGAGCAGCCTGCAGTCAATTTCTTAAAACGATCCAGATCGGAAGTTGATTGTTTGAGAGATCTGTGCTTAGTCTGTCAGCTTGGTTAAGCATGCAGTGAATTTCCTGAAAACTAATATGATTCACAATTGATGCTTCATGGTAATCACTAATTTTAATTCATGCGGCTGTGTTGGTGTTTTTATTTTCAGTAACATTCATTACTCTAAGCTTATTTGATATTTCAGTTATATTTACTTGTTTTTCTGTAAATACATACCAACCTTGCTCGGTTGATATTTTTAATATTCTTAAAGATTTTTTTCGTCGCTGTCTCC is from Aquitalea aquatilis and encodes:
- the nirD gene encoding nitrite reductase small subunit NirD, translated to MTDSQHWVHICALSDIPPQGSRVVERASGNVAVFRTHDDQVFALLDRCPHKGGPLSQGIVHGHGVTCPLHSWNIDLASGEARAPDQGCARHFPVKLEQGMVLLGL
- a CDS encoding nitrate reductase; this encodes MGKTETRSTCCYCGTGCGVLIASEDGRISGVRGDPEHPANFGRMCSKGLNLAASAASDSGRALHPEMRLTSDAPRQRVGWDEALDSVAESFARIIRQHGPDAVAFYVSGQLLTEDYYLFNKLAKGVVGSNNIDTNSRLCMSSAVTAYKKAFGADGPPTCYADLEQADCVLFAGSNLAYAHPVLLRRLEEARAARPDTRWIVIDPRRTDTAAMADLHLQIQPGTDVALFNGMLHHLIWEGLVAEDYISAHTEGFAELKQMVRNTTPKMAAEICGIREEDLIQAAEWFGHSPASLSLYCMGLNQSSHGTDKNLALINLHLATGQIGKPGAGPFSLTGQPNAMGGREVGGMATMLAAHRDIDNAAHRAEVAAHWGVPFERLSATPGLPAIAMFEALQQGRIKAIWIACSNPAHSLPNLPQVRAALAQAELVVVQDAFAHTDTTALADILLPAATWGEKEGTVTNSERCISRVRAAVPPPGEAQSDGWIVSQVARRLEALLYPGSASLFGHAAVASVFDEHRALTAGRDLDISGLDHALLDSAGPQQWPLPAGAARGQARRYVDGVFATADGRARFHAVRYQPPAENVSAHYPFRLLTGRLRDQWHGMSRTGRLPQLFAHSPEPALEMHPDDAERRGLQAGDLVRISSKRGQLVLPLSLSRELPGGTVFAAMHWNGQFLNSGGINEASQPQVDGQSFQPELKHAAVKVEKISLPWRVTAALRCDDLPALQARLAPLLRQCSYAAISLQNPDVLLLRAAHQQAVAGWLQPLLDVLGLHTGPDVLEYRDDRRSVVKRVAWADGVLAGFVFASSSAADGLAAESLLQQLQAGEPWQGSRLAVFAPAGQRAVVREKIICQCKQVGEHAIRQCLERGESVEHIKGALGCGSVCGSCVPEIKRMAATVAQPA
- the cobA gene encoding uroporphyrinogen-III C-methyltransferase, translated to MKRATGKVVLLGAGPGDLELLTLKAARQLQAAEVLLLDELVNPDIVSLAPQAQVVRVGKRGGCKSTPQDFIQRLMRRYALQGRRVVRVKGGEVLLFGRAGEEIRYLQQHGIAVEVVNGISSALAAAASLNVSLTHRQHCRGVTLVTAHAQDHSEPDWQALAATGTTLAIYMGMSRIGSLNQALLQHLPATTPVAVVQWASTPQERRLLSTLATLEADAGAAGMGSPAIILVGEAMAESEGFVCPDMNDPVAIHA
- a CDS encoding DUF1348 family protein is translated as MSRPPLPPYDSTTATQKVRLAEDAWNSRDPARIAQAYTPDSQWRNRNEFIQGREAIEAFLARKWQRELDYRLIKELWAFSDKRIAVRFAYEWHDQAGQWYRSYGNENWEFDEHGLMAIRHASINDLAITASARLFHWAQGRRPDEHPSLSALGL
- a CDS encoding carboxymuconolactone decarboxylase family protein is translated as MSHLYTPATIADAPAASQALLEAVNKQFGIVPNLFRLVSNSPQALEGYLALSGALGRGALPAQTRERIALAVAEINRCAYCLSAHSYLGKNLAKLDDAEILANRRGTSTDAKADAAVRFAAQVARERGHVGSGPLQAIKEAGYDDAQIIEIVLHVALNTWTNYINSVAGTDIDFPEVQPLTA
- a CDS encoding LysR family transcriptional regulator, with amino-acid sequence MADRLEAMSLLVAVVDAGGFSAAARRLALPLATVSRKVADLEAHLGVQLLQRSTRHIALTDAGRSYVEACRRILDDVNETERAATGEYAAPKGDLVITAPVVFGRLHVTPVVVAFLKAFPAINIRLLLSDRISHLLEEHIDLAVRIGPLPDSSLVATRVGEVRQVVCACPEYLAQRGVPVLPEDISAHDCISYEGLAGTQAWAFYRGEQVSLLPIKPRLIVNGAEAALDAACGGLGLTRVLSYQCEPARQAGKVQIVLEDFEPAPWPVSLVYAGQGRLPIKLRAFLDFAAPRLRSQPLHPGQER
- a CDS encoding DinB family protein, with translation MPSTQILNQLRYKHWADQRTLAAIALIDAQAFPAELAFARQQLNHMVRVEEVFRARLTGMPEPHASTNSEIVPALEELGKRLSDSNDWLQPYAAALLPEKLGEIIHFRFLDGKTGSMSREEILFHLVNHGSYHRGAIGRALDMAGGLRPADTYTVFVHAMEPERRGRD
- a CDS encoding LysE family translocator; its protein translation is MQEITALISIGSALFIGAISPGPSFVMVAKTAVTSGRINGLCTALGMGVGGFIFAALSLLGLNGLLLAVPALYLFLKMAGGLYLAYLGLKIWRGAKQALAMPSDGTVSTDSSYMRSAMTGASTQLSNPKTAIVYASVFATFLPQLPSIAFSSTIVLLVFCIEAGWYALVALALSSAAPRKQYLRYKTAMDRIAGGVMIALGLKLATSAAR